One segment of Polaribacter huanghezhanensis DNA contains the following:
- the rpsJ gene encoding 30S ribosomal protein S10, with protein sequence MSQKIRIKLKSYDYNLVDKSAEKIVKTVKSTGALVNGPIPLPTNKKIFTVLRSPHVNKKSREQFQLSAYKRLLDIYSSSSKTIDALMKLELPSGVEVEIKV encoded by the coding sequence ATGAGTCAAAAAATTAGAATCAAATTAAAGTCTTATGATTACAATTTAGTAGATAAATCTGCTGAGAAAATCGTAAAGACAGTAAAGAGTACAGGAGCATTAGTAAATGGTCCAATTCCTTTACCAACAAATAAAAAGATTTTTACAGTATTACGTTCACCACACGTAAACAAAAAATCTAGAGAGCAATTTCAATTATCTGCTTACAAAAGATTATTAGACATTTATAGTTCTTCTTCGAAAACTATTGATGCTTTAATGAAACTTGAGTTACCAAGCGGTGTAGAAGTTGAGATCAAAGTATAA
- the fusA gene encoding elongation factor G, translating to MARDLKYTRNIGIAAHIDAGKTTTTERVLYYTGVSHKIGEVHDGAATMDWMEQEQERGITITSAATTCTWQFPLENAQPTPETKGYHFNIIDTPGHVDFTVEVNRSLRVLDGLVFLFSAVDGVEPQSETNWRLADNYKVPRIGFVNKMDRQGSDFMMVCQQVKDMLKSNAVPIVLNIGDEEDFRGIVDLVKNRAIIWHDETQGATFDVIEIPEDMKEEARKYRALLIEEVASYDEDLLEKFMEDEDSITEEEVHAALRAAVMDMAIIPMICGSAFKNKGVQFLLDAVCRYLPSPMDRESVVGVNPDTDKEEKRRPDVKEPFAALAFKIATDPFVGRLAFFRTYSGRLDAGSYVLNNRSGKKERISRIYQMHANKQNAIDYIEAGDIGAAVGFKSIKTGDTLSDEKHPIVLESMDFPDPVIGIAVEPKTKADVDKLGMSLAKLAEEDPTFQVRTDEASGQTIISGMGELHLDIIVDRLKREFKVEVNEGQPQVEYKEAITASADHREVYKKQSGGRGKFADIVFTMEPADEGVHGLVFESVIKGGNVPKEFVPSIEKGFLMAMKNGPLAGYEMDSLKVTLRDGSFHAVDSDQLSFEIAAKLGYKAAAKAAKAKIMEPIMKLEVLTPEENMGDIVGDLNRRRGQVSDMSDRAGAKVVKATVPLSEMFGYVTALRTMSSGRATSTMEFSHYAETPSNVSEDVIAKAKG from the coding sequence ATGGCAAGAGATTTAAAATACACAAGAAATATTGGTATTGCAGCACATATTGATGCTGGAAAAACTACTACAACAGAACGTGTTTTGTATTATACAGGAGTTTCTCACAAGATTGGAGAAGTTCATGATGGTGCAGCAACTATGGACTGGATGGAGCAAGAGCAAGAAAGGGGTATTACAATTACTTCTGCTGCTACTACTTGTACTTGGCAGTTTCCTTTAGAAAATGCACAGCCAACTCCAGAAACTAAAGGATATCACTTTAATATTATTGATACTCCGGGTCACGTTGATTTTACAGTAGAAGTAAATCGTTCATTAAGAGTTCTTGATGGATTGGTTTTCTTATTTAGTGCTGTTGATGGTGTTGAGCCTCAATCAGAAACTAACTGGAGATTAGCTGATAACTATAAAGTGCCTAGAATTGGTTTCGTTAATAAAATGGATCGTCAAGGATCTGATTTTATGATGGTTTGTCAGCAAGTAAAAGATATGTTAAAATCAAACGCGGTGCCAATCGTTTTAAACATTGGTGACGAAGAAGATTTTAGAGGTATTGTAGATTTAGTAAAAAACCGTGCTATTATATGGCATGATGAAACTCAAGGAGCAACTTTCGATGTGATCGAAATTCCTGAGGATATGAAAGAAGAAGCTCGTAAGTATCGTGCACTTTTAATTGAAGAAGTAGCAAGTTATGACGAGGATCTTTTAGAAAAATTTATGGAAGATGAAGATTCTATTACAGAAGAAGAAGTGCATGCTGCACTTAGAGCTGCTGTAATGGATATGGCAATCATTCCTATGATTTGTGGATCTGCATTTAAAAATAAAGGTGTCCAGTTTTTATTAGATGCTGTATGTCGTTATTTGCCTTCTCCAATGGATAGAGAAAGTGTAGTAGGGGTTAATCCAGACACAGATAAAGAAGAAAAACGTAGACCAGATGTTAAGGAGCCTTTTGCTGCTTTAGCATTTAAAATTGCTACTGATCCTTTTGTGGGGCGTTTAGCATTTTTCAGAACTTATTCAGGAAGATTAGATGCAGGATCTTATGTTTTAAATAATCGTTCAGGTAAAAAAGAACGTATTTCTAGAATTTATCAAATGCATGCAAATAAACAAAATGCAATTGATTATATCGAAGCAGGAGATATTGGTGCGGCTGTAGGATTTAAATCGATCAAGACAGGAGATACTTTATCAGACGAAAAACATCCAATTGTTTTAGAGTCTATGGATTTTCCAGATCCAGTAATTGGTATTGCGGTTGAGCCTAAAACGAAAGCAGATGTTGATAAATTAGGAATGTCTTTAGCAAAATTAGCTGAAGAAGATCCAACTTTTCAAGTAAGAACTGACGAAGCTTCAGGACAGACTATTATTTCTGGAATGGGTGAGTTACACTTAGATATTATTGTTGATCGTTTAAAACGTGAATTCAAAGTAGAAGTAAACGAAGGTCAGCCACAAGTTGAATATAAAGAAGCTATTACTGCTTCTGCAGATCACAGAGAAGTTTATAAAAAACAATCTGGTGGACGTGGAAAATTTGCAGACATCGTATTTACGATGGAGCCTGCAGATGAAGGTGTTCATGGATTGGTATTCGAATCTGTAATTAAAGGTGGTAATGTGCCAAAAGAATTTGTTCCTTCTATTGAGAAAGGATTCTTAATGGCAATGAAAAACGGACCTTTAGCAGGATACGAAATGGATTCTTTAAAAGTAACACTTAGAGATGGTTCTTTCCATGCTGTGGATTCTGATCAGTTATCTTTTGAGATAGCTGCTAAATTAGGATACAAAGCTGCTGCAAAAGCTGCAAAAGCGAAGATCATGGAGCCTATTATGAAGTTAGAAGTACTTACTCCTGAAGAAAACATGGGAGATATAGTAGGAGACTTAAATAGAAGAAGAGGACAGGTATCCGATATGAGTGATAGAGCTGGAGCTAAAGTAGTAAAAGCTACTGTTCCATTATCAGAAATGTTTGGATATGTTACTGCGTTAAGAACAATGTCATCAGGTAGAGCAACATCAACAATGGAATTTTCTCACTATGCAGAAACTCCATCTAATGTTTCTGAAGATGTAATTGCAAAAGCAAAAGGATAA
- the rpsG gene encoding 30S ribosomal protein S7 → MRKRRAKKRILLPDPKFNDQLVTRFVNNLMWDGKKSVAFKVFYDALDLVEERKGEEEKSALEIWKEALSNVMPHVEVRSKRVGGATFQIPMQIRPDRKVSLAIKWLILHTRKRNEKTMAQRLAAEVLAASKEEGAAVKKRVDVHKMAEANKAFSHFRF, encoded by the coding sequence ATGAGAAAAAGAAGAGCGAAAAAAAGAATTCTTTTACCAGATCCAAAATTTAACGATCAATTAGTTACACGTTTTGTAAACAACTTAATGTGGGATGGTAAAAAATCAGTAGCCTTTAAAGTATTTTACGATGCGTTAGACCTCGTAGAAGAAAGGAAAGGTGAAGAAGAAAAATCAGCATTAGAAATTTGGAAAGAAGCATTATCAAATGTAATGCCTCACGTAGAAGTTAGATCTAAGCGTGTAGGTGGAGCGACATTCCAAATCCCAATGCAAATTAGACCAGATAGAAAAGTTTCTTTAGCTATCAAATGGTTAATCTTGCACACACGTAAGAGAAACGAAAAAACAATGGCTCAACGTTTAGCTGCAGAAGTATTAGCTGCATCTAAAGAAGAAGGAGCAGCTGTTAAGAAAAGAGTAGATGTTCATAAAATGGCAGAAGCTAATAAAGCATTCTCACACTTTAGATTCTAA
- the rpsL gene encoding 30S ribosomal protein S12, which yields MPTIQQLVRKGRTKITKKSKSAALKSCPQRRGVCTRVYTTTPKKPNSAMRKVARVRLTNGNEINAYIPGEGHNLQEHSIVLVRGGRVKDLPGVKYHVVRGALDTAGVEGRTQRRSKYGAKRPKK from the coding sequence ATGCCAACGATACAACAATTAGTACGTAAAGGAAGAACCAAAATAACTAAGAAGAGTAAATCGGCTGCTTTAAAATCATGTCCTCAAAGAAGAGGAGTATGTACTCGTGTTTATACAACCACACCTAAAAAACCTAACTCAGCGATGAGAAAAGTTGCAAGGGTAAGATTGACAAACGGAAACGAGATTAATGCATACATCCCTGGAGAAGGACATAATTTACAAGAGCACTCGATAGTATTAGTTAGAGGAGGAAGGGTAAAAGATTTGCCAGGAGTAAAGTATCACGTAGTACGTGGAGCTTTAGATACAGCGGGAGTTGAGGGAAGAACTCAACGTAGATCAAAGTATGGTGCAAAACGCCCAAAGAAGTAA